The Achromobacter deleyi region ATAGGCCACGCCGGCGATGATGCCGATGCCCAGGCCCACGTCCACGTAGGTCTTGATCACGTCGGCGTCGATGGCCTCCAGCACGATGTCCGGATGGATGCCCTGGTTGGCGAAGATCTCGTCGATCGTGCTGCGGCCGGTGAAGGCCCGGTCATAGGTCACGATCGGGTATTCGGCCAGCTGCGTCAGCGACAGGCGCTTGGCGGCGCTGGAAGTCAGCTCGGCCAGGGGATGGTCCGGGCGCACCACCACGGTGTGCTCCCAGGCGTAGACGGGCAAGGTTGCCAGGCCAGGGGTCAAGGCCAGCGATTCGGTCGCCAGGGCCAGGTCGGCCTGCTCATGCAGCACCATCTCGGCCAGTTGCGCGGGGCTGCCCTCGGCCAGCGATAGATGAACCTTGGGGAATTGCTTGCGGAATGCGGGAATCACGCGGGGCAGCAGATAGCGCGCCTGGGTGTGCGTGCATGCGATCACAAGGCCGCCCTCGTCGCGGCGTGCAAATTCGTCGCTCACCTTCTTGAGGTTGTCCACTTCGCGCATGATGCGGTCGATGACCTGGGACACCGCCAGGCCGGGCTTGGTCAGCCCCTTGATGCGCTTGCCATGCCGTTCGAAGATCTTGATGCCCAGTTCATCCTCGAACTCGATGATCGCCTTGGACACTCCTGGCTGCGAGGTATAGAGCATCCGGGCGGCTTCGGTCAGATTGAAGTCGCGCCGGATGGTTTCACGCACAAAACGAAATTGCTGGAGGTTCATTAATTGGCCCCTGATAGACGGACCAATTATAAGTAATAAGAACGCCTTGCTATATGAATTATTCGTATAAGCTTAGGAGCAAGGCGTCCCCCTTTCAGCGCATCGAGATCGTGGTGTTCACGGTCTTGGCGTGGGCGGACCAGCGCGCGGTGACGGTCTTGGTCTGCGTCCAGAACTGAACCGCCTGCTTGCCATTGGGACCCAGGTCGCCCAGCTTGGACCCGCGCGACCCCGTGAAGCTGAACCACGCCACCGGCACGGGGATCGGCACATTGATGCCCACCTGGCCCACATCGATGTTGTTCTGGAAGTAGCGCGCCGCGCCGCCGTCCTGGGTGAACAGCGCCACGCCATTGCCGTTGGGGTTGCGATTGATGAACGCCACCGCGTCTTCCAGCGTTTCCACGCCGACGCAGCACAGGACCGGACCGAAGATTTCCTCGGTGTAGATGGTCATGTTTTCGGTCACGCCGTCGAAAATCGTCGGACCAACGAAGTTGCCCTGCTCAAAGCCCGACACCTTCAGGTTGCGGCCGTCCAGGAGCAGCTTGGCGCCTTCGTCCACGCCCTTCTGGATCAGGCTTTCGACGCGCTTCTTGGCATTGGGCGAGACCAGCGGGCCCAGATCGGCTTCGCGGTCGGTGCCGGAATTGACCTTGAGCTTCCTGGA contains the following coding sequences:
- a CDS encoding CysB family HTH-type transcriptional regulator, with product MNLQQFRFVRETIRRDFNLTEAARMLYTSQPGVSKAIIEFEDELGIKIFERHGKRIKGLTKPGLAVSQVIDRIMREVDNLKKVSDEFARRDEGGLVIACTHTQARYLLPRVIPAFRKQFPKVHLSLAEGSPAQLAEMVLHEQADLALATESLALTPGLATLPVYAWEHTVVVRPDHPLAELTSSAAKRLSLTQLAEYPIVTYDRAFTGRSTIDEIFANQGIHPDIVLEAIDADVIKTYVDVGLGIGIIAGVAYDPRRDSNLVGLPVGHLFGTHTTRVGVKAGVFLRDYVYTFLEMLAPSLTRAVVTEAVQGPPK